From the genome of Pseudomonas sp. TMP9, one region includes:
- the crp gene encoding cAMP-activated global transcriptional regulator CRP: protein MVAITLTPKIKNLDKLLAHCHRRRYTAKSTIIYAGDRCETLFFIVKGSVTILIEDDDGKEMIIAYLNAGDFFGEMGLFEKDGTEKERSAWVRAKTECEVAELSYAKFRELTQQDPDILYALGSQMAERLRNTTRKVGDLAFLDVTGRVARTLLDLCKQPDAMTHPDGMQIKITRQEIGRIVGCSREMVGRVLKALEEQGLVNVKGKTMVVFGTR from the coding sequence ATGGTTGCTATTACCCTCACACCTAAAATAAAAAATCTCGACAAGCTTCTCGCGCATTGCCACCGCCGCCGCTACACCGCCAAAAGCACCATCATCTACGCGGGCGATCGCTGTGAAACGCTGTTCTTTATCGTTAAGGGTTCGGTCACTATTTTGATCGAAGACGATGATGGCAAAGAGATGATCATCGCCTACCTCAACGCTGGAGATTTCTTCGGTGAAATGGGTCTGTTCGAAAAGGACGGCACCGAAAAAGAACGCAGCGCGTGGGTACGCGCCAAGACCGAGTGCGAAGTGGCGGAGCTGAGCTACGCCAAGTTCCGCGAGCTGACACAGCAAGACCCAGATATCCTTTATGCCTTGGGCAGCCAAATGGCCGAGCGCCTGCGCAACACCACGCGCAAGGTGGGTGATCTGGCTTTTCTGGATGTCACCGGCCGCGTAGCTCGCACCTTGCTTGACCTGTGCAAGCAGCCTGACGCCATGACTCACCCTGATGGCATGCAAATCAAGATCACCCGCCAAGAGATCGGCCGCATCGTTGGCTGCTCGCGGGAAATGGTCGGCCGCGTGCTCAAGGCGCTTGAAGAGCAAGGACTGGTCAACGTCAAAGGCAAAACCATGGTGGTCTTCGGCACCCGCTGA